A section of the Malus sylvestris chromosome 17, drMalSylv7.2, whole genome shotgun sequence genome encodes:
- the LOC126610315 gene encoding uncharacterized protein LOC126610315 isoform X1, giving the protein MAASIGNTEINWDKLDKTKFYVVGAGLFTGVTVALYPVSVVKTRLQVASKDALEGDALSMAKGIWKADGIRGLYRGFGTVITGAVPARIIFLTALEATKVAAFKMVQPFNLSEATEAALANGVAGMTASLFSQAVFVPIDVISQRLMVQGYSGHAKYTGGMDVARKVIKLDGIRGLYRGFGLSVMTYSPSSAVWWASYGSSQRLIWSSFIGRGTGSEEAVPSVGKIVLVQAAGGIIAGATASCITTPLDTIKTRLQTMGHDKRPTAREVVKNLIREDGWQGFYRGLGPRFFSMSAWGTSMILAYEYLKRLCAKDE; this is encoded by the exons ATGGCGGCCTCCATTGGCAACACCGAGATTAATTGGGACAA GCTTGATAAGACTAAATTTTATGTGGTTGGAGCTGGCTTGTTTACAGGGGTCACAGTGGCACTGTACCCAGTATCCGTGGTGAAAACCCGGCTACAAGTTGCTTCCAAAGATGCTCTAGAGGGAGATGCATTGTCTATGGCCAAAGGCATTTGGAAAGCAGATGGTATTCGTGGTTTATACCGAGGATTTGGCACTGTGATCACCGGTGCAGTTCCTGCCCGGATTATATTTCTCACCGCTTTAGAGGCCACCAAGGTGGCTGCTTTCAAGATGGTTCAACCCTTCAACTTATCTGAGGCTACAGAGGCAGCTTTGGCTAATGGAGTAGCTGGAATGACTGCCTCGCTTTTCTCTCAGGCTGTCTTTGTTCCCATTGATGTG ATTAGTCAAAGGTTGATGGTGCAAGGGTACTCGGGCCATGCAAAGTACACCGGGGGGATGGATGTTGCTCGTAAGGTTATAAAGTTGGATGGCATACGAGGACTTTATAGAGGGTTTGGACTTTCTGTTATGACTTACTCTCCATCTAGCGCCGTATGGTGGGCTAGTTATGGTTCAAGCCAGCGCTTAATCTGGAG CAGTTTCATAGGCCGCGGAACTGGTTCTGAAGAGGCTGTTCCAAGCGTGGGGAAAATAGTGTTGGTTCAAGCTGCTGGTGGAATTATTGCAGGTGCAACAGCATCCTGCATAACAACCCCATTGGATACCATCAAGACACGACTGCAG ACAATGGGACACGATAAGAGACCCACTGCAAGAGAAGTTGTTAAGAACTTGATCAGAGAAGATGGCTGGCAAGGTTTCTACAGAGGGCTAGGTccaagatttttcagtatgtCCGCCTGGGGCACCTCGATGATATTGGCTTATGAATATCTGA AGCGCTTGTGCGCAAAAGATGAATAG
- the LOC126610309 gene encoding probable methyltransferase At1g29790, giving the protein MNLQMVVISPSWKEEESQSYEMQRESSSKPVRCLLATMLCAILLVSPVTVFIFGFHISYPQSFFSFNASISHDQFVMPHSLHTDVSHLQIQLGLLLQQLHNESSESKVLLKFSDQVLRIAISLDKLADSIEKKHQPDKDEVSTVDEDFTNPEEGEGEAEEQVPGGTIFTSGEIRIYISPKQNRQIGKKNFLGVEAITPSIGLACARMATNLDRFMSYKIHGTCPDDSEIAQKLLVHGCDPLPRRRCFTKSPPHSTKPLPINFSLWTQPSNANILWNSYKCKDYSCLVSKETKDRRGFFKCSDCFNLSKQAWNTPTNKSESAEITIDEVLSLKPGEIRIGLDFSPTTGTFAAIMREKNVTIASSTLNLGAPFNEVIALRGLLPLYTSIGSRLPFFDNTLDIIHSTLFLDGWIGAELLQFVLFDWDRVLRPKGLLWIDRFFCHKEDMKLYLDEFKRLGYKPLLWRVVPKTDKLGDELFFSAVLEKPIRG; this is encoded by the coding sequence ATGAATCTTCAAATGGTTGTTATTTCTCCGAgttggaaggaagaagaaagccaATCTTACGAAATGCAGAGGGAAAGCAGTTCTAAGCCAGTCAGATGCCTTCTTGCGACGATGCTATGTGCCATTCTCCTTGTCAGCCCCGTTACAGTCTTCATTTTCGGCTTCCATATCTCATATCCGCAATCCTTTTTCTCTTTCAACGCCAGTATCTCCCACGACCAATTTGTTATGCCTCACTCCCTGCACACGGATGTCTCTCATTTGCAGATCCAGCTGGGACTTTTGTTGCAGCAGCTGCATAATGAAAGTTCCGAATCAAAAGTACTTCTGAAATTTTCGGATCAGGTGCTTCGCATCGCCATTTCTTTAGACAAACTTGCTGATAGCATTGAAAAGAAGCATCAACCGGACAAAGATGAAGTAAGCACCGTGGATGAAGATTTCACAAATCCAGAGGAAGGTGAAGGTGAAGCTGAAGAACAGGTTCCAGGTGGCACAATCTTCACTTCAGGTGAGATTCGTATTTACATTTCACCAAAACAAAACAGGCAGATTGGGAAGAAAAATTTTCTTGGGGTAGAAGCAATAACTCCATCAATTGGGTTGGCTTGTGCCCGAATGGCAACCAATTTAGACCGGTTTATGAGTTATAAGATCCACGGCACATGCCCAGATGATTCGGAAATAGCTCAGAAGCTTTTAGTTCATGGATGTGATCCATTGCCAAGAAGAAGATGCTTCACAAAATCACCGCCACATTCCACCAAGCCACTTCCTATAAACTTCTCCCTTTGGACTCAACCTAGCAATGCTAACATCTTATGGAACAGTTACAAGTGCAAAGACTACTCTTGCCTTGTTTCGAAAGAAACCAAGGACCGAAGAGGCTTCTTCAAATGCTCGGACTGTTTTAACCTTTCAAAACAAGCGTGGAACACACCAACAAACAAGTCTGAATCGGCAGAGATCACCATCGATGAAGTTCTAAGCTTAAAGCCGGGGGAGATAAGAATTGGCCTAGATTTTAGCCCGACCACAGGAACATTTGCTGCTATCATGAGGGAAAAGAACGTTACCATTGCATCAAGTACCTTAAACTTAGGGGCTCCTTTCAATGAGGTCATCGCCTTAAGAGGCCTTCTTCCTCTTTACACATCAATCGGTTCGAGGCTACCTTTCTTCGACAACACCCTCGACATTATCCATTCCACTTTGTTCTTGGATGGCTGGATTGGAGCTGAACTCCTTCAGTTTGTATTGTTTGATTGGGACCGCGTCCTTCGGCCGAAGGGTCTTCTTTGGATAGACAGGTTCTTCTGTCACAAGGAAGACATGAAGTTGTATTTGGACGAGTTTAAGAGGTTAGGCTACAAGCCATTGCTATGGAGGGTAGTGCCCAAGACTGATAAGCTTGGAGATGAGCTCTTCTTCTCAGCTGTTTTGGAGAAGCCAATCAGAGGTTAA
- the LOC126610316 gene encoding uncharacterized protein LOC126610316 isoform X3 translates to MMNGGRHQNKFAWKPNLGVKINETEVGGRFRPLSEITGVCQRCKEQIEWKRRYGKYKTLTEPAKCQRCTKRAVRQSHHKLCAACAKEQRVCAKCCCRVEQIVGKDLAEVESEQKKLQEAIKNARERDRRSLLRAMNAGKSTGVAKAASEKGDKAGDLFPSASLEEYAEASRDDEDDEGDDGEGEEDEALVCY, encoded by the exons ATGATGAACGGCGGTCGGCACCAAAACAAATTCGCATGGAAGCCAAACCTCGGCGTCAAAATCAACGAAACCGAGGTCGGAGGCCGGTTCCGGCCGCTGTCGGAGATAACGGGGGTCTGCCAGCGCTGCAAGGAACAGATCGAGTGGAAGCGCCGTTACGGAAAGTACAAGACCCTGACGGAGCCCGCCAAGTGCCAACGTTGTACCAAACGTGCCGTCCGTCAGTCCCACCATAAGCTCTGTGCTGCTTGTGCTAAGGAACAGCGTGTTTGTGCGAAGTGTTGCTGTCGTGTCGAGCAAATTGTCGGAAAAGACCTTGCGGAAGTGGAGTCTGAGCAGAAGAAGCTTCAAGag GCGATCAAAAATGCAAGAGAAAGAGATAGGAGGAGTCTGTTGCGTGCG ATGAATGCTGGAAAATCTACGGGTGTAGCGAAAGCTGCAAGCGAGAAAGGAGACAAAGCGGGGGACCTGTTCCCGTCTGCGTCACTCGAAGAATATGCAGAGGCAAGCAGAGATGATGAGGATGACGAAGGTGATGATGGTGAAGGCGAAGAAGATGAGGCACTGGTTTGCTATTAA
- the LOC126610315 gene encoding uncharacterized protein LOC126610315 isoform X2 produces the protein MAASIGNTEINWDKLDKTKFYVVGAGLFTGVTVALYPVSVVKTRLQVASKDALEGDALSMAKGIWKADGIRGLYRGFGTVITGAVPARIIFLTALEATKVAAFKMVQPFNLSEATEAALANGVAGMTASLFSQAVFVPIDVISQRLMVQGYSGHAKYTGGMDVARKVIKLDGIRGLYRGFGLSVMTYSPSSAVWWASYGSSQRLIWSFIGRGTGSEEAVPSVGKIVLVQAAGGIIAGATASCITTPLDTIKTRLQTMGHDKRPTAREVVKNLIREDGWQGFYRGLGPRFFSMSAWGTSMILAYEYLKRLCAKDE, from the exons ATGGCGGCCTCCATTGGCAACACCGAGATTAATTGGGACAA GCTTGATAAGACTAAATTTTATGTGGTTGGAGCTGGCTTGTTTACAGGGGTCACAGTGGCACTGTACCCAGTATCCGTGGTGAAAACCCGGCTACAAGTTGCTTCCAAAGATGCTCTAGAGGGAGATGCATTGTCTATGGCCAAAGGCATTTGGAAAGCAGATGGTATTCGTGGTTTATACCGAGGATTTGGCACTGTGATCACCGGTGCAGTTCCTGCCCGGATTATATTTCTCACCGCTTTAGAGGCCACCAAGGTGGCTGCTTTCAAGATGGTTCAACCCTTCAACTTATCTGAGGCTACAGAGGCAGCTTTGGCTAATGGAGTAGCTGGAATGACTGCCTCGCTTTTCTCTCAGGCTGTCTTTGTTCCCATTGATGTG ATTAGTCAAAGGTTGATGGTGCAAGGGTACTCGGGCCATGCAAAGTACACCGGGGGGATGGATGTTGCTCGTAAGGTTATAAAGTTGGATGGCATACGAGGACTTTATAGAGGGTTTGGACTTTCTGTTATGACTTACTCTCCATCTAGCGCCGTATGGTGGGCTAGTTATGGTTCAAGCCAGCGCTTAATCTGGAG TTTCATAGGCCGCGGAACTGGTTCTGAAGAGGCTGTTCCAAGCGTGGGGAAAATAGTGTTGGTTCAAGCTGCTGGTGGAATTATTGCAGGTGCAACAGCATCCTGCATAACAACCCCATTGGATACCATCAAGACACGACTGCAG ACAATGGGACACGATAAGAGACCCACTGCAAGAGAAGTTGTTAAGAACTTGATCAGAGAAGATGGCTGGCAAGGTTTCTACAGAGGGCTAGGTccaagatttttcagtatgtCCGCCTGGGGCACCTCGATGATATTGGCTTATGAATATCTGA AGCGCTTGTGCGCAAAAGATGAATAG